The proteins below are encoded in one region of Alistipes indistinctus YIT 12060:
- a CDS encoding S9 family peptidase, whose protein sequence is MKKTTTLLLAGAVAALTVACGDGAGKKSAPMKIDNSLTEAEKSAGILTPEVMWKMGRVGGSVVSPDGETVLYTVSDYSMKDDKSSTHIWSVPTAGGEAVQITDGAGKESSIQWGDDGSRIYFLSTRSGEAQLWSAAPDGSDLRQLSAIEGGIEGYGLSPKGDKVYYIKRVQVEKRKSSEVFPDLPDSKALIYDDLMARHWDYWDDGSYLHLFVAEMKDGRMAEGVDIMPGEPWDAPMAPYFDAAEIAWNNAGTQLAYTCKKMKGKQYALSTNSDIYIYDLAAGTTVNITEGMMGYDKYPRFSPDDSMVAFTSMERDGNESDKDRLFIAVLATGEKKYLTENFDYNAGNVTWDGNDKLWFLSPMRATYQLCKVGTDGSPVEVVTSGAHDLNAFTMGGGKLVAELTTLSTPSELFAVNLTDGMLSQLTNTNKEIYDNIRMGEVRERWVKTTDGKQMLTWVILPPDFDSTKTYPVLLYCQGGPQSVVSQRWSFRWNFQLMAAQGYIVVAPNRRGLPSFGQEWLDQISGDYSGQNIRDYLSAIDDVAREPWADETRMGCVGASYGGYSVYFLAGNHQKRFKAFIAHCGMFNFESMYCGTEELWFPNNDLGGSYWSDSPVAKRSYANSPHKFVKNWDTPILIFSGLNDFRIPYTENLQAYTAAQLMGVPARLVAFENEAHQVFKPQNSLVWQREFFGWLDKYVKNSQQETASAAKQ, encoded by the coding sequence ATGAAGAAAACGACAACCCTGCTGCTGGCGGGAGCCGTTGCGGCGCTTACGGTCGCGTGCGGCGACGGCGCAGGCAAAAAATCAGCCCCGATGAAGATTGACAACTCGTTGACCGAAGCCGAAAAGAGCGCCGGTATCCTTACTCCCGAAGTGATGTGGAAGATGGGGCGCGTGGGCGGTTCCGTGGTGTCGCCCGACGGCGAAACCGTCCTCTATACGGTGAGCGATTACAGCATGAAAGACGATAAGAGCAGTACGCACATCTGGTCGGTGCCGACCGCCGGCGGGGAAGCCGTGCAGATCACCGACGGTGCGGGCAAAGAGTCGTCGATCCAGTGGGGCGACGACGGCAGCCGCATCTACTTCCTTTCGACGCGAAGCGGCGAGGCGCAGCTGTGGAGCGCCGCTCCCGACGGCAGCGACCTGCGCCAGCTTTCGGCCATCGAGGGCGGTATCGAAGGGTACGGCCTTTCGCCCAAAGGCGACAAAGTGTATTACATCAAGCGTGTCCAGGTCGAAAAACGCAAGTCGTCGGAGGTCTTCCCCGACCTGCCCGACTCGAAGGCGCTGATCTACGACGACCTGATGGCGCGTCACTGGGATTACTGGGACGACGGCAGTTACCTGCACCTGTTCGTTGCCGAGATGAAAGACGGCCGGATGGCCGAGGGGGTGGACATCATGCCGGGCGAGCCGTGGGATGCGCCGATGGCGCCCTATTTCGACGCGGCCGAGATCGCGTGGAACAACGCGGGCACGCAGTTGGCCTACACCTGCAAGAAGATGAAGGGCAAGCAGTACGCGCTCAGCACTAATTCCGACATTTATATTTACGACCTCGCTGCGGGGACGACCGTCAATATCACGGAAGGGATGATGGGTTACGACAAATATCCCCGTTTTTCCCCGGATGACAGCATGGTGGCTTTTACCAGCATGGAGCGCGACGGTAACGAGTCGGACAAAGACCGCCTGTTCATCGCCGTGCTCGCCACGGGAGAGAAAAAATACCTGACCGAGAATTTCGATTACAATGCGGGCAACGTCACCTGGGACGGCAACGACAAACTTTGGTTCCTCTCGCCGATGCGGGCGACCTACCAGCTTTGCAAAGTGGGGACCGACGGTTCGCCGGTGGAGGTGGTCACCAGCGGCGCGCACGACCTGAACGCCTTTACGATGGGCGGGGGCAAACTCGTGGCCGAACTGACGACGCTCAGCACGCCTTCCGAACTGTTCGCCGTGAACCTGACCGACGGTATGCTTTCACAGCTGACCAATACGAACAAGGAGATTTACGACAATATCCGGATGGGCGAAGTGCGCGAGCGCTGGGTCAAGACCACCGACGGCAAACAGATGCTGACGTGGGTAATCCTGCCCCCCGATTTCGATTCGACCAAAACCTATCCTGTGCTGCTTTACTGCCAGGGCGGTCCGCAGAGTGTGGTGAGCCAGCGCTGGAGTTTCCGCTGGAATTTCCAGCTGATGGCTGCGCAGGGCTATATCGTCGTGGCGCCGAACCGGCGCGGGCTGCCGTCGTTCGGGCAGGAGTGGCTCGACCAGATCTCGGGTGATTACAGCGGCCAGAACATTCGCGATTACCTCAGTGCGATCGACGACGTGGCGCGCGAACCGTGGGCCGACGAGACCCGGATGGGCTGCGTGGGCGCCAGCTACGGCGGCTATTCGGTCTACTTCCTGGCCGGCAACCACCAGAAACGTTTCAAAGCGTTCATCGCGCACTGCGGCATGTTCAACTTCGAAAGCATGTATTGCGGTACCGAGGAACTGTGGTTCCCGAACAACGACCTCGGCGGTTCGTACTGGAGCGACAGTCCGGTGGCGAAACGTTCGTATGCCAACTCTCCGCACAAGTTCGTGAAGAACTGGGACACGCCGATACTGATCTTCTCCGGGCTCAACGATTTCCGGATTCCGTACACCGAAAATCTGCAGGCGTATACGGCTGCGCAATTGATGGGTGTCCCGGCGCGGCTCGTCGCATTCGAAAACGAGGCGCACCAGGTGTTCAAACCGCAGAACTCGCTGGTTTGGCAGCGCGAATTTTTCGGCTGGCTCGACAAGTATGTAAAGAATTCGCAGCAGGAGACCGCATCGGCGGCAAAACAATAG
- the pyrE gene encoding orotate phosphoribosyltransferase: MNDSAKQIAGSLLQIKAIKLNPTNHFTWASGWYSPIYCDNRKILSYPAVRKQVYEAFAALIAEKYPQAEVLAGVATGAIAHGALVAEKMGKPFIYVRSAPKSHGLTNQVEGEVKPGAKVVVIEDLVSTGGSSLSAVEALQKAGCEVLGMVAIFTYGFPAAEKNFAEAGVRLDTLSNYNTMIEMAIEQGYVHADELETLKEWRRDPASWKK; this comes from the coding sequence ATGAACGATTCCGCCAAACAGATCGCCGGAAGCCTGTTGCAAATTAAGGCAATTAAATTAAATCCGACAAATCATTTTACGTGGGCCTCAGGCTGGTACTCGCCGATCTACTGCGACAACCGCAAGATACTCTCCTACCCCGCCGTGCGCAAACAGGTATACGAGGCATTCGCCGCGCTGATCGCCGAAAAATACCCGCAGGCCGAGGTACTGGCCGGCGTCGCGACCGGAGCGATCGCCCACGGGGCGCTGGTAGCCGAGAAGATGGGCAAACCTTTTATCTATGTGCGCAGCGCACCCAAATCGCACGGCCTGACCAATCAGGTCGAAGGCGAGGTGAAGCCCGGTGCGAAGGTAGTCGTGATCGAGGACCTCGTCTCGACCGGGGGCAGCAGCCTTAGCGCCGTCGAAGCGTTACAGAAAGCCGGCTGCGAAGTGCTCGGCATGGTGGCGATTTTCACTTACGGCTTCCCCGCCGCCGAGAAGAATTTCGCCGAGGCGGGCGTGCGGCTCGATACGCTGAGCAACTACAACACGATGATCGAAATGGCTATCGAACAAGGTTATGTACACGCCGACGAGCTGGAAACACTCAAAGAGTGGAGGCGCGATCCGGCTTCGTGGAAAAAATAA
- the panD gene encoding aspartate 1-decarboxylase encodes MQIEVLKSKIHRVTITQANLDYVGSITIDEDLLDAANMIAGEKVQIVNVNNGERLETYIIKGERGSGAVCLNGPAARRCVVGDVVIIISYALLGFEEAKGFKPWVVFPDTATNKLVR; translated from the coding sequence ATGCAGATAGAGGTATTGAAATCGAAAATTCATCGGGTGACCATCACGCAGGCCAACTTGGACTATGTGGGGAGCATCACGATCGATGAAGACCTGCTCGACGCGGCGAATATGATCGCGGGCGAAAAGGTGCAGATCGTCAACGTCAACAACGGCGAACGTCTCGAGACTTATATCATTAAGGGGGAGCGCGGCAGCGGCGCGGTTTGCCTGAACGGTCCCGCCGCGCGCAGGTGCGTGGTGGGTGACGTGGTGATTATCATTTCGTACGCGCTGCTCGGCTTCGAGGAGGCCAAGGGCTTCAAACCCTGGGTGGTCTTTCCCGATACGGCGACCAACAAACTGGTGCGGTAA
- the panC gene encoding pantoate--beta-alanine ligase has translation MQVFNRGAELSAALGNEKVLTGFVPTMGALHEGHVSLVERCRRECRRVVVSVFVNPTQFNDPADLRSYPRNLEADLKLLEAAGADFVYAPSVEDVYPEPDTRQFDFGQTDKVMEGAHRPGHFNGVAQVVSRLFAIVQPDKAYFGEKDFQQIAVIRAMVRQLQIPVQIVPCPIVRGADGLALSSRNALLTAEHRAAAPQIYAALKAGVEFSRTATVAQTERFVTERIDSDPLLKVEYFQIVDADTLLPLDQWREGVATRGCAAVQAGAVRLIDNVGGYGPYDK, from the coding sequence ATGCAGGTTTTCAACAGGGGTGCCGAACTCTCCGCCGCCTTGGGTAATGAAAAGGTACTCACCGGCTTCGTTCCTACGATGGGCGCGCTGCACGAGGGGCACGTTTCGTTGGTCGAACGCTGCCGCCGCGAGTGCCGTCGGGTGGTGGTGAGCGTCTTCGTCAATCCCACGCAATTTAATGATCCGGCCGATTTGCGCAGTTATCCGCGCAATCTGGAAGCCGACCTGAAGCTGCTCGAGGCAGCCGGCGCCGACTTCGTTTATGCCCCTTCGGTCGAGGATGTCTATCCCGAGCCCGATACGCGGCAGTTCGATTTCGGACAGACCGACAAGGTGATGGAGGGCGCGCACCGTCCGGGCCATTTCAACGGTGTGGCGCAGGTGGTGAGCCGCCTGTTCGCGATCGTGCAGCCCGATAAGGCTTATTTCGGCGAGAAGGATTTTCAGCAGATCGCGGTGATCCGGGCCATGGTACGCCAGTTGCAGATTCCGGTTCAGATCGTGCCGTGCCCGATCGTACGGGGGGCGGACGGTCTGGCGCTCAGTTCGCGCAATGCGCTGTTGACGGCGGAACACCGTGCTGCGGCACCGCAGATTTATGCGGCCCTGAAAGCGGGTGTCGAATTTTCGCGTACGGCGACGGTGGCCCAGACCGAGAGGTTCGTTACCGAGCGGATCGACAGCGATCCGCTGCTGAAAGTGGAATATTTCCAGATCGTCGATGCCGATACATTGCTGCCGCTGGACCAGTGGCGGGAGGGTGTCGCGACGCGGGGCTGTGCGGCCGTGCAGGCCGGTGCCGTGAGGCTGATCGATAATGTGGGCGGTTACGGCCCCTACGATAAATAA
- a CDS encoding malate dehydrogenase, with amino-acid sequence MKFLTEEKLTIVGAAGMIGSNMAQTAMMMRLTPNICLYDPFAPALEGVAEELFHCGFENVNLTFTSDIAEAFKDAKYIVSSGGAARKAGMTREDLLKGNAQIAEQLGKDIKTYCPDVKHVVVIFNPADITGLITLLYSGLKPTQVSTLAALDSTRLRSELAKYFSMPASEIKNCRTYGGHGEQMAVFASTTELHGKKLSELIGTQIPAGDWEALRQRVIQGGKHIIDLRGRSSFQSPAYLSIEMIAAAMGGEAFRWPAGVYVHSEGFNHIMMAMETSITKDGVHYNAVKGSAEEMKTLEESYKHLCQLRDEVIAMGVLPPVKEWHALNPNID; translated from the coding sequence ATGAAATTCCTGACCGAAGAAAAACTGACCATCGTGGGCGCCGCCGGCATGATCGGTTCGAACATGGCGCAGACCGCAATGATGATGCGCCTCACCCCGAACATCTGTCTCTACGACCCGTTCGCACCGGCCCTCGAAGGCGTCGCCGAAGAGCTGTTCCACTGCGGCTTCGAAAATGTGAACCTCACCTTCACCTCGGATATCGCAGAAGCGTTCAAGGATGCGAAATACATCGTCTCGTCGGGCGGTGCAGCCCGCAAGGCCGGCATGACGCGCGAAGACCTGCTCAAGGGCAATGCACAGATCGCAGAGCAGCTCGGCAAGGACATCAAAACCTACTGCCCCGACGTAAAGCATGTGGTGGTGATCTTCAACCCGGCCGACATCACAGGCCTTATTACGCTGCTCTATTCGGGCCTCAAGCCGACGCAGGTTTCGACGCTCGCGGCACTCGACAGCACGCGCCTGAGAAGCGAGCTGGCCAAATATTTCAGCATGCCCGCCTCGGAAATCAAGAACTGCCGTACCTATGGAGGCCACGGGGAACAGATGGCCGTCTTCGCCTCGACGACCGAACTCCACGGCAAGAAGCTCTCCGAGCTGATCGGTACGCAGATTCCCGCCGGCGACTGGGAAGCGCTGCGCCAGCGGGTGATACAGGGCGGCAAGCATATCATCGACCTACGCGGCCGCTCGTCGTTCCAGAGCCCGGCCTACCTCTCGATCGAAATGATCGCAGCAGCCATGGGCGGAGAGGCGTTCCGCTGGCCTGCCGGAGTTTATGTCCACTCCGAAGGGTTCAACCACATCATGATGGCCATGGAGACTTCGATCACCAAAGACGGCGTACATTACAACGCTGTCAAAGGCTCGGCAGAGGAGATGAAAACACTCGAGGAGAGCTACAAACACCTCTGCCAGTTGCGCGACGAAGTGATCGCAATGGGCGTACTGCCCCCCGTCAAGGAGTGGCATGCGCTGAACCCGAATATCGACTAA
- a CDS encoding NUDIX hydrolase yields the protein MYKVYIEDNVVVFSVRPVGDPSFVTFRPAAGEPLSVTKLLQKVQNSKRLAVVSDDIEQVFADFRASQRFIEAGGGVTADPQGNLLLIFRNGRWDLPKGKLEPGERIEDCAVREVGEECGLSGLQLGAFVAHTYHCYRMHGEWVLKRTSWYRMRYGGSQRPQPQTVEGITEAVWVPQAELTPKLENTYFTIRDVLTAAGYVK from the coding sequence ATGTATAAAGTTTATATCGAAGACAACGTTGTGGTTTTCTCGGTACGGCCGGTTGGGGATCCTTCGTTCGTCACCTTCCGGCCCGCTGCGGGTGAGCCGCTTTCAGTGACAAAGTTGTTGCAAAAAGTTCAGAATAGCAAACGCCTTGCGGTGGTTTCGGACGATATCGAACAAGTTTTCGCCGATTTCCGCGCCTCGCAGCGCTTTATCGAGGCGGGCGGCGGCGTGACGGCCGATCCGCAGGGTAACCTGCTGCTGATCTTTCGTAACGGACGTTGGGACCTGCCCAAAGGCAAACTCGAACCGGGCGAACGGATCGAGGATTGCGCCGTGCGCGAGGTGGGCGAGGAGTGCGGCCTGTCGGGCCTGCAGCTCGGGGCTTTCGTTGCGCACACCTACCATTGTTACCGGATGCATGGCGAGTGGGTGCTCAAGCGTACGTCGTGGTACCGCATGCGTTACGGCGGTTCGCAGCGTCCGCAGCCGCAGACGGTCGAGGGAATTACCGAAGCGGTATGGGTGCCGCAGGCGGAACTGACTCCGAAACTGGAGAACACCTATTTCACGATCCGGGACGTATTGACTGCCGCCGGATACGTGAAATAA
- a CDS encoding dipeptidyl-peptidase 3 family protein, translated as MKNTVILTMMITLAAGMNACKTKPRAEEKFNWVVDRFDDIKVLRYQVPGFDTLSLEEKKLIYYLNQAALCGRDIFFDQNGRYNLRIRRTLEAIEQGYTGDRTSEDFGKFEKYLKKVWFANGIHHHYSLDKFLPEFSESYFDELVAGTPAEYFPQDFTPSVAAVVTEIKPVMFDPELFPKRTNQAAGEDMIATSANNYYEGVTQKEVEAYYGKLIDHRDSTPISYGLNSKLVKEDGKLVEKVWKVDGMYSSAIEKIVYWLEQASGVAKGAQKRTIDELIGYYRSGDLSQFDTYSISWVQDTLSKVDFVNGFIETYGDPLGYRASWESLVNFRDEEATRRTETISAEAQWFEDHSPIDPKYRKEKVKGVSAKVITATMLGGDCFPATPIGINLPNADWIRKDYGSKSVTIQNITHAYTEAAKGNGFLEEFIPDPADIELQKKYGSLGDDLHTDLHECLGHGSGQLAPGVKTDALKNYGSTLEEARADLFALYYLGDPKLAELGLVPSFDVAKAQYLRYILNGMMTQLARIQPGKDVEEAHMRNRMLIAMWCYEKGQQGGGEAVIKKVERDGKTYIEITDYEKLRGLFGDMLHEIQRIKSEGDYAAGKALVENYGVKVDQKLHDEVLARYGKLHIEPFSGFVNPVYKPVMENGEIVDVTVEYTEDYPDQMMRYSKNYSFLPSVN; from the coding sequence ATGAAAAATACCGTTATTCTGACCATGATGATAACCCTCGCGGCAGGCATGAACGCCTGCAAAACCAAGCCCCGGGCCGAAGAGAAGTTCAACTGGGTAGTGGACCGTTTCGACGACATCAAAGTGCTGCGCTACCAGGTACCGGGCTTCGACACCCTCTCGTTGGAGGAGAAAAAGCTGATCTATTACCTGAACCAAGCCGCACTCTGCGGACGCGATATCTTTTTCGACCAAAACGGCCGCTACAACCTGCGCATCCGCCGCACGCTCGAAGCGATCGAGCAGGGCTACACGGGCGACCGCACGAGCGAGGATTTCGGGAAATTCGAAAAATACCTGAAGAAAGTGTGGTTCGCCAACGGCATACACCACCACTATTCGCTCGACAAGTTCCTGCCCGAATTTTCCGAAAGCTACTTCGACGAACTGGTCGCCGGCACACCCGCCGAATATTTTCCGCAGGACTTCACACCGTCCGTTGCGGCCGTCGTGACCGAGATCAAGCCGGTGATGTTCGACCCGGAGCTCTTCCCCAAACGGACGAACCAGGCTGCCGGAGAGGATATGATCGCCACCTCGGCCAACAACTATTACGAAGGCGTGACGCAAAAAGAGGTGGAAGCCTATTATGGCAAACTGATCGACCACCGCGACAGCACCCCCATTTCATACGGCCTGAACAGCAAGCTGGTCAAAGAGGACGGCAAGCTGGTGGAAAAAGTGTGGAAAGTGGACGGCATGTACTCGTCCGCGATCGAGAAGATCGTTTACTGGCTCGAGCAGGCCTCCGGAGTGGCTAAAGGAGCACAGAAACGGACGATCGACGAGCTGATCGGCTATTACCGTTCGGGCGACCTTTCGCAATTCGACACCTATAGTATCTCCTGGGTGCAGGACACCCTCTCGAAAGTCGATTTCGTCAACGGCTTCATCGAAACGTACGGAGACCCGCTGGGCTACCGCGCCTCGTGGGAAAGCCTCGTGAACTTCCGCGACGAGGAGGCGACGCGACGCACCGAAACGATCAGCGCCGAGGCGCAATGGTTCGAGGACCACTCGCCGATCGACCCGAAATACCGCAAAGAGAAGGTGAAGGGCGTATCCGCGAAGGTCATCACCGCCACGATGCTCGGCGGCGATTGCTTCCCGGCTACCCCGATCGGCATCAACCTGCCCAATGCCGACTGGATCCGCAAAGACTACGGTTCCAAATCGGTGACGATCCAGAACATTACGCACGCTTACACCGAGGCGGCCAAAGGCAACGGCTTCCTCGAAGAGTTCATCCCCGACCCGGCCGACATCGAGCTCCAGAAAAAATACGGTTCGCTGGGCGACGATCTGCATACCGACCTGCACGAATGCCTCGGCCACGGTTCGGGCCAGCTGGCTCCGGGCGTGAAGACCGATGCACTGAAAAATTACGGCTCGACGCTCGAAGAGGCCCGCGCAGACCTTTTCGCCCTCTACTACCTCGGCGACCCGAAGCTGGCCGAGCTCGGACTCGTCCCGTCGTTCGACGTAGCCAAGGCACAGTATTTGCGTTATATCCTCAACGGTATGATGACGCAACTGGCCCGCATCCAACCGGGCAAGGACGTCGAAGAGGCGCATATGCGCAACCGGATGCTGATCGCGATGTGGTGCTATGAAAAAGGGCAGCAGGGCGGCGGCGAAGCCGTCATCAAAAAGGTGGAGCGCGACGGCAAGACCTACATCGAGATTACCGACTACGAAAAGTTGCGCGGCCTGTTCGGCGATATGTTGCATGAAATCCAGCGCATCAAGAGCGAAGGCGACTATGCCGCCGGCAAGGCGCTCGTCGAGAATTACGGCGTGAAAGTGGATCAAAAACTGCACGACGAAGTACTCGCACGCTACGGAAAACTGCATATCGAACCGTTCAGCGGATTCGTCAATCCGGTCTACAAACCGGTTATGGAGAACGGCGAGATCGTCGACGTCACGGTCGAATACACCGAAGACTATCCGGACCAGATGATGCGCTATTCGAAAAACTATTCGTTCCTGCCGTCGGTGAATTAA
- a CDS encoding cation:proton antiporter: protein MKTGAKRNYTFYVLMLLIFGGLFWMVIREGKLWDRAFDKTHREAVEMVSGHVAVHQAPASCPAPLELFTQSLHEGVHHPVAMLLLQIISILVAVRIFSWLFKYLGQPGVIGEIVAGIVLGPSLLGHFFPETFGFLFAPDSLESLNILSQIGLILFMFIIGMELDLGILRKKGSQTLVISHASIIVPFFLGTVLAWQVYPEFGFGHTTFVPFALFIGISVSITAFPVLARIIQERNLGKTPMGMLAIASAANNDITAWCLLAAIIAIAKAGSVASAGYTLLCVILYVLFMFGLVRPFMRKLGNIYNSQEIISKPLVAFIFLVLILSSYITEVLGVHALFGAFVAGVIMPANLSFRRIMTEKVEDVALVLFLPLFFVFTGLRTEIGALNTAHLWVVCALFVAVSIVGKLAGAALSARFVGESWKDSLSIGVLMNTRGLMELIVLNIGYEMGVLPSSIYVIFVIMALFTTFMATPSLVLIDKLFARRRPERRHSAKARILISFARPSSAPVFLKLVKVLCGRLIDKLHITAVHYTIGTETSPMNAYGYSSESFVPLRDEARELGMQIETRYRVTDHYLKDLIELIRRESYDFVLLGGGPEFINDYVAPRRSSLLLADELNRIRRQIRKKMYFPGESTRDKARRLFANVSCSVGVFVNRNFRGADRIGVLMLDERDRAMLDEIDAILGGVKVTLRVADAGFAAQLQREVRHLDGGPALAVSPPSVPFSEFIAGQQMLIVSYNSWLHITRSRSALIPSFPSFMVVKPARAQVPGQKPDDYPDRAAGQADAVTFDGSVQSVSADPGIRAAADVTATGSAVGVSRPQGSSGGTGKQ from the coding sequence ATGAAAACTGGCGCCAAGCGCAACTACACCTTTTATGTTCTGATGCTCCTGATCTTCGGGGGACTCTTCTGGATGGTGATCCGGGAAGGTAAGTTATGGGATCGGGCTTTTGATAAAACGCACCGGGAAGCCGTGGAGATGGTTTCGGGCCATGTTGCGGTGCACCAGGCACCCGCCTCCTGTCCCGCGCCGCTCGAACTCTTCACGCAGTCGCTGCACGAAGGGGTGCACCATCCGGTAGCCATGCTGCTGTTGCAGATCATTTCGATCCTGGTCGCCGTGCGGATTTTTTCGTGGCTGTTCAAGTACCTTGGCCAACCGGGCGTGATCGGCGAGATCGTCGCGGGCATCGTGCTCGGCCCGTCGCTGCTGGGCCACTTTTTCCCTGAAACGTTCGGATTCCTCTTTGCGCCCGATTCGCTCGAATCGCTCAACATTTTGAGCCAGATCGGCCTGATCCTTTTTATGTTTATCATCGGTATGGAGCTCGACCTGGGTATCCTGCGCAAAAAAGGGAGTCAGACGCTCGTCATCAGCCATGCGAGCATCATCGTGCCGTTTTTCCTCGGGACGGTATTGGCCTGGCAGGTCTATCCCGAATTCGGGTTCGGGCATACTACCTTCGTACCGTTCGCGCTTTTTATCGGCATCTCGGTCAGCATTACGGCCTTTCCGGTGCTCGCGCGCATCATTCAGGAGCGCAACCTGGGCAAAACGCCGATGGGCATGCTGGCGATCGCCAGCGCGGCGAACAACGATATTACCGCATGGTGCCTGCTGGCCGCGATCATTGCGATCGCAAAGGCGGGCAGCGTTGCCAGCGCAGGCTATACGTTGCTGTGCGTGATCCTGTATGTGCTGTTCATGTTCGGGCTCGTGAGGCCCTTCATGCGCAAGCTCGGTAATATTTACAACAGTCAGGAGATCATCAGTAAACCGCTGGTGGCGTTCATTTTCCTGGTGCTGATCCTTTCGTCCTACATTACCGAAGTGCTGGGCGTGCATGCGCTTTTCGGCGCGTTCGTGGCGGGAGTGATCATGCCTGCGAACCTCAGTTTCCGGCGCATCATGACCGAAAAGGTGGAAGACGTCGCGCTGGTGCTGTTCCTGCCGCTGTTTTTCGTTTTTACCGGCCTGCGGACCGAGATCGGCGCACTCAATACCGCCCACTTGTGGGTCGTCTGCGCTCTTTTTGTCGCCGTATCGATCGTCGGCAAACTGGCGGGTGCCGCGCTTTCGGCCCGCTTTGTCGGGGAGTCGTGGAAGGACAGCCTCTCGATCGGCGTGTTGATGAACACGCGCGGACTGATGGAGCTGATCGTGCTGAACATCGGCTACGAGATGGGCGTGCTGCCCTCGTCGATCTACGTGATCTTCGTAATTATGGCCCTGTTCACCACTTTCATGGCCACCCCGTCGCTCGTGCTGATCGACAAACTTTTCGCTCGCCGCAGGCCCGAACGGCGGCACTCGGCGAAAGCCCGTATCTTGATTTCGTTCGCGCGTCCTTCCAGTGCGCCGGTTTTCCTGAAACTCGTAAAAGTGTTGTGCGGCCGGTTGATCGACAAACTGCACATTACGGCTGTGCACTATACGATCGGTACCGAGACCAGTCCGATGAACGCCTACGGCTATTCGTCCGAGAGTTTTGTGCCGCTGCGTGACGAGGCGCGGGAGCTGGGGATGCAGATCGAAACGCGCTACCGCGTGACCGACCACTACCTGAAAGACCTGATCGAACTGATCCGCCGCGAGTCGTACGATTTCGTGCTGTTGGGCGGAGGGCCGGAGTTCATTAACGATTATGTCGCGCCCCGGCGCAGCAGCCTGTTGCTGGCCGACGAACTGAACCGCATCCGCCGGCAGATTCGCAAAAAGATGTATTTCCCGGGGGAATCGACCCGCGATAAGGCCCGGCGGTTGTTTGCCAATGTCTCTTGTTCGGTGGGCGTATTCGTGAACCGTAATTTCCGCGGTGCGGACCGTATCGGAGTGCTGATGCTCGATGAACGCGACCGTGCGATGCTGGATGAGATCGACGCCATTCTCGGGGGGGTGAAGGTGACGCTTCGTGTGGCCGATGCGGGTTTTGCCGCGCAATTGCAACGAGAGGTGCGGCACCTGGACGGCGGCCCGGCCCTGGCGGTCAGTCCGCCTTCGGTTCCGTTCAGCGAGTTTATAGCCGGGCAGCAGATGCTGATCGTCAGCTACAACAGCTGGCTGCACATTACCCGCAGCCGTTCCGCGCTGATTCCGTCGTTCCCGTCGTTTATGGTGGTCAAGCCTGCGCGGGCACAAGTGCCCGGACAAAAGCCGGACGATTATCCGGACCGTGCGGCCGGCCAGGCGGATGCGGTCACGTTCGACGGTTCCGTCCAGTCCGTATCGGCTGACCCGGGTATCCGTGCGGCAGCGGACGTGACGGCAACCGGTTCCGCCGTGGGAGTATCCCGTCCCCAGGGCTCTTCGGGCGGTACTGGGAAACAGTAG